A part of Melioribacteraceae bacterium genomic DNA contains:
- a CDS encoding glycosyltransferase family 9 protein has product MKNEKILVIQTAFLGDAILTLPMIQKLKELFPVSEIDVVSIPSTREVFEHSLFVNRVYSYDKRGSQKSFLNLIKFAKHLKANNYNRIYSPHRSFRTSLIVMILNAGLSFGFDNSSFAYSYKKLIKYDKTAHEVERNLQLVGIDTQRNDWRIPPLINIPGAVKEKIKNVLNISSSRFIAIAPGSVWNTKKYPEEYYLQLSRMLAEKNFFILFLGSKSDFDLCERLHNYIGNFSINLAGSFTVIESVEALKYCGLLISNDSAPAHMGMIAGIPVLTLYCSTIPGFGFYPYNSRSSFLSVDGLDCKPCGIHGRNNCPIKSFECGYRLKPESVLQESLRLIMVKEK; this is encoded by the coding sequence ATGAAAAATGAGAAGATACTTGTTATTCAAACCGCCTTCCTGGGTGATGCTATCCTGACCCTGCCCATGATTCAAAAGCTGAAAGAACTTTTTCCCGTTTCGGAAATTGATGTTGTCTCTATACCTTCAACAAGAGAGGTCTTTGAACACTCACTGTTTGTAAACCGTGTTTACAGCTACGATAAAAGAGGATCTCAAAAATCGTTTCTTAACCTGATTAAATTTGCAAAACATCTTAAGGCGAACAATTACAACAGAATTTATTCGCCGCACAGGTCATTCAGGACTTCACTAATCGTTATGATTCTCAATGCCGGCCTCTCGTTCGGGTTTGATAACTCATCATTCGCATATTCATATAAAAAACTGATAAAGTATGATAAGACTGCTCATGAAGTTGAGCGGAACCTTCAGTTAGTCGGAATCGATACGCAGCGTAATGATTGGCGGATACCGCCGTTAATAAATATTCCCGGCGCCGTAAAAGAAAAAATTAAAAATGTTTTGAACATATCTTCTTCTCGGTTTATTGCAATTGCGCCTGGTTCTGTCTGGAATACAAAAAAATATCCGGAGGAGTATTATCTGCAGCTTTCCCGTATGCTCGCAGAAAAGAATTTCTTTATTCTCTTCTTGGGAAGCAAAAGTGATTTCGATTTATGCGAACGCCTCCATAATTATATCGGAAACTTTTCCATCAACCTTGCCGGAAGCTTCACTGTTATTGAATCTGTTGAGGCGCTTAAGTACTGCGGACTTCTAATAAGTAACGACAGTGCGCCCGCACATATGGGCATGATTGCTGGCATTCCGGTTCTTACTCTCTACTGTTCAACTATTCCGGGCTTCGGCTTTTATCCGTATAATAGTCGGAGTTCGTTTCTGTCGGTAGACGGACTCGATTGCAAGCCATGCGGAATCCACGGCCGTAATAACTGCCCGATTAAATCATTCGAATGCGGATATCGCCTTAAACCCGAATCTGTTCTCCAGGAATCGCTGCGCCTTATAATGGTTAAGGAAAAATAG
- a CDS encoding lysophospholipid acyltransferase family protein, whose product MKIDKNKIEFFLFSNLTRLLKKLGLERTRRFARIIGVFIYYFIPIRRSTAISNLSNAFPQKSSSEIRSITRKNYQNITITFFELMLMPHLSTDIIKNQVECDKIKLIQEKMEEGKGVILLTGHFGNWEFIVSSIAAKIAGSFNVLVKPQRNPYVTKWLEETRHVANTKVIPIGVSVKSIYQALKNGEAVLIAGDQRGHKDGPRFRFFNRQTALYTGAASIADRTGAAVLMCIIERQNNLKYNLHVEELDFSGIPENNEEKIAILTQRYIDYLERIVTRSPEQYFWMHKLWKY is encoded by the coding sequence TTGAAAATCGATAAAAATAAGATCGAGTTTTTCCTCTTCAGCAATCTTACACGGTTGTTGAAGAAGCTTGGACTTGAAAGAACACGCCGGTTTGCCAGAATAATCGGCGTGTTCATTTATTACTTTATCCCTATCAGAAGATCAACTGCAATCTCGAATCTTTCGAATGCGTTTCCGCAAAAATCCAGCTCCGAAATCAGATCTATTACCAGAAAAAATTACCAGAATATTACCATTACTTTTTTTGAACTGATGCTTATGCCCCATCTCTCAACAGATATTATTAAGAACCAGGTTGAATGTGATAAGATAAAACTGATTCAGGAAAAGATGGAAGAAGGCAAGGGGGTAATCCTACTTACCGGTCATTTCGGTAACTGGGAATTTATTGTTTCCTCTATTGCTGCTAAAATAGCGGGTAGTTTTAATGTCCTCGTTAAACCTCAGAGAAATCCCTATGTCACCAAATGGCTCGAAGAGACACGGCATGTTGCCAATACCAAAGTTATTCCGATTGGAGTCTCTGTTAAATCGATCTATCAGGCATTGAAGAACGGGGAGGCTGTTCTTATTGCGGGCGATCAGAGAGGGCATAAGGATGGGCCCCGTTTCAGGTTTTTCAACCGCCAGACCGCATTGTATACAGGCGCAGCTTCAATAGCAGACAGGACGGGAGCCGCGGTACTGATGTGCATTATTGAACGGCAGAATAATCTTAAATATAATCTTCACGTTGAAGAACTCGATTTCTCCGGCATTCCAGAAAATAACGAAGAGAAGATTGCAATCCTTACACAACGGTATATTGATTACCTTGAAAGAATTGTAACCCGGTCTCCCGAACAGTATTTTTGGATGCACAAACTCTGGAAGTATTGA
- a CDS encoding GWxTD domain-containing protein has translation MKKISLIILSVLLFGSVIRSQNELRFEFDYAKFKYDSKSVYLEFYYDLNPEFMTTSASQSGNSLEAIVHIEMKDLAADTFYINKSWRIQNVIDAEAGIAKNLVGVFGFQVPEGDYSLLVKAYDANNQNLQKIINEKIIVRPYTSKKFSISDIELSANIKKFDADPLSLFYKNSLEVVPNPSMVYSDKAPVLFYYTELYDLLLEDNSADFTLSKQVFNSSGNSVYKSDKKVAQSPNSIVDYGLINLSKLPTDSYSLEISLVDNATKHAFVSTKKFFHYNPGVAAPNQGQLVSGSFIGSEFALMTNEECDKMFEQVRFIATQAELNQYKLIDSLNIKRDFLFKFWKNRDTDFNTPQNEYKMEYMKRLEYVNLNFSSKYKVGHLSERGRVYLLYGEPDQRDYFPSEPNLKPHEIWFYGDLEGGVNFIFGDLTGFGNYELLHSNMRGEYRDDNWMRRISTL, from the coding sequence ATGAAAAAAATATCTTTAATTATTCTCTCTGTTTTATTATTCGGATCAGTTATTCGTTCACAGAATGAACTGAGATTCGAATTCGACTACGCTAAATTCAAGTACGATTCAAAATCAGTCTACCTGGAATTTTATTACGATTTGAATCCGGAGTTTATGACTACCTCTGCCTCGCAGTCCGGTAATTCACTCGAAGCAATCGTTCATATCGAAATGAAAGATCTTGCCGCCGATACATTCTATATTAATAAAAGCTGGCGGATTCAGAACGTAATTGATGCCGAAGCCGGAATTGCTAAAAACCTTGTCGGAGTTTTCGGATTCCAGGTCCCTGAAGGCGATTACTCCCTTCTTGTTAAGGCCTATGACGCCAATAATCAGAATCTTCAGAAAATTATTAATGAAAAGATTATTGTCCGCCCTTACACTTCAAAAAAATTCTCTATAAGCGATATTGAATTATCCGCTAATATTAAAAAGTTTGATGCAGATCCTCTCTCTCTCTTCTATAAAAATTCTCTGGAGGTTGTACCGAATCCTTCCATGGTCTATTCTGATAAAGCGCCTGTACTTTTCTATTATACCGAACTCTATGACCTTTTATTGGAGGATAATTCAGCGGACTTTACACTTTCTAAACAGGTGTTCAATAGTTCGGGAAATTCAGTTTATAAGTCGGATAAAAAAGTTGCACAGAGCCCTAATTCTATTGTCGATTATGGGTTGATCAATTTATCGAAACTGCCGACCGATTCATACAGTCTTGAAATCAGTCTTGTTGATAACGCTACAAAGCATGCTTTTGTTTCTACAAAAAAATTCTTCCATTATAATCCCGGTGTTGCTGCACCGAACCAGGGTCAGCTTGTTAGCGGAAGTTTTATCGGAAGCGAGTTTGCACTTATGACTAATGAAGAATGCGATAAGATGTTTGAGCAGGTCCGTTTTATTGCGACTCAGGCTGAATTAAATCAATACAAGCTGATCGATTCATTGAATATTAAGAGGGATTTCCTGTTCAAATTTTGGAAAAACAGGGACACCGACTTCAATACTCCGCAGAATGAGTATAAAATGGAGTATATGAAAAGACTTGAATATGTTAACCTTAATTTTTCCTCAAAATATAAAGTGGGCCATCTGAGCGAAAGAGGTCGTGTTTATTTATTGTACGGTGAGCCGGACCAAAGGGATTATTTCCCGAGTGAGCCGAATCTTAAACCTCATGAGATCTGGTTCTACGGTGATCTTGAAGGAGGTGTTAATTTTATTTTCGGTGATTTAACCGGATTCGGAAATTATGAGTTGCTTCATTCTAACATGAGGGGAGAATATAGAGACGATAACTGGATGCGAAGAATCAGCACACTATAA
- a CDS encoding PorV/PorQ family protein → MKNIYLRIFIILALAASAIYAGGGVRNGTGAASQLLIPVGARGIAMSGSSISGTSGLESVYWNPANLSYDQGTNVLFSHMSYIADIGVTYVGVSTNIDGFGALAFSLKSLAIDAINVTTVENPDGNGQTFQPTFLTLGVTFSRLLSDRIAVGVTMNYITEKLGLVSANAVGFDIGITYRNLANVDGLGLAMALKNFGPQMKYDGSGLYINATPSTLERGEAAYKREAMAFELPSLLEIGMSYNLNFNASNYLQLSGTYQNANYYGDEVRLGMEYGLNDMFFVRGGYMFLPELENDDANIYGLTAGLGIKYDLGGTQLKFDYAFRQTQFFDDNHVFTIQLGL, encoded by the coding sequence ATGAAAAATATATATTTAAGAATATTTATAATCTTAGCTCTTGCTGCAAGTGCTATCTATGCGGGCGGCGGTGTAAGAAACGGAACGGGAGCTGCTTCTCAGCTTCTGATTCCCGTTGGTGCCCGCGGTATTGCAATGAGTGGATCTTCTATCTCAGGTACTTCCGGTTTAGAATCCGTTTATTGGAATCCAGCTAACCTTTCTTACGATCAGGGTACAAATGTATTGTTCTCCCATATGTCATACATCGCTGATATCGGAGTTACATACGTTGGTGTTTCTACAAATATCGATGGCTTCGGTGCTCTCGCTTTCAGCTTGAAATCCCTTGCTATCGACGCGATCAACGTTACTACCGTTGAAAATCCGGATGGAAACGGCCAGACTTTTCAGCCGACTTTCCTTACTCTCGGCGTTACATTTTCCAGACTGTTAAGTGATAGAATTGCTGTTGGTGTTACTATGAATTATATCACCGAAAAACTTGGATTGGTAAGCGCTAATGCTGTCGGATTCGATATCGGTATTACTTACAGAAACCTCGCTAACGTCGATGGTCTCGGTCTTGCTATGGCTCTTAAGAATTTCGGCCCTCAGATGAAGTACGACGGCTCCGGTTTGTATATCAATGCTACTCCTTCAACTCTGGAAAGAGGAGAAGCTGCTTACAAACGCGAAGCTATGGCTTTCGAACTTCCTTCTCTTCTCGAAATCGGTATGAGCTATAATCTAAACTTCAATGCTTCCAATTATCTGCAGCTTAGCGGTACATACCAGAATGCTAACTACTACGGCGACGAAGTTAGATTAGGTATGGAATATGGTCTTAACGACATGTTCTTCGTACGCGGCGGATATATGTTCCTGCCTGAACTCGAAAACGACGATGCCAATATCTACGGTCTTACAGCCGGTCTTGGCATTAAGTACGATCTGGGCGGAACTCAGCTTAAGTTCGATTATGCTTTCAGACAGACCCAGTTCTTCGATGATAACCATGTATTTACAATTCAGCTTGGATTGTAA
- a CDS encoding T9SS type A sorting domain-containing protein: MKLIRSSFYLAFALILLCSFSLKAEGVEGKEKGKVYKTAGTPGVTKFNINNISTFFGNDGISDLSTTGDSGFQFPIGSGKTVFYESGFVYGGDFPLDDGTKEFRISGSTYNRGQQPGRILPDGTREDSNLPHVRIYRVRPDYKDPQADYSKEILDEGKTQAAIYAQYDKDWQEWPAQYGAPYKDVNGNGTYEPAVDIPGVPGADQTIWFVANDVDDTQAQKLYGSKGFGIEMQATIFGYNQQNALGDALFRKYMIINKTNKTFTDFYVCMWSDPDLGGDAGDDFAGVDTVLSLGYIYNGDDSDPSYGSNIPSSGFDFLQGPIVPGNPGDHAIFKNKIKTGYVNLGASAFFLFTQSVANWSDPTLGNYANGALRFRNLFEGKNATLGTPFIDPLTGKTSKYFAPGDPVAGTGWIDGILFPKQDRRIGLVAGPFTMAAGDTQEVVVGQLAAGGVAPVTRLGAVALLKYQDLQVQQAYNNFFQVPNPPAAPIVPLDEVTKIGKASEFDQQLVISWGEDQARVAQIESHDQLGYKFEGYVVYQLPRLNAQLNEAKVVATYDLNNLIGNVESLTFDANTNNVTRSVTKFGRNEGIQRSITITKDMIRDGIPLANGTEYYFVVSAYSVNPDPNAVPNVLETLSARIVATPHQPNPGTIYEGTTGQVITATHTTGTSDGSVKATVYDPAKLTGDTYQVSFAKVNNQMVWNLKNTTKNTTPVTNVTDQSASPTSPFVDGVQVKVSGAPNDFKNFEVLANANGPLNPPASVSVNWTESLGGRWPNAGAGQQKSGAVWVLGSNGGTDYAYSYWVGRVTQYTGGFGSTPSGVAALVPDDFEFRFTATGSEAFLNWTTGGFMQVPFEIWNTRGTASTADDFMCMAWVLDDGDGIFQVQAVDNVQSGGTNDPQTDAIYFLIPLDKTPGKVGYNNLLAKHKANPAGASADVLWAYYDDVWGSYPGMMRLVFVGFNLIDASQVATLPAEKKAPEQGTIIKISTTKPNQLNDVFTFTTPKVVKGNVEAAKEEVEKINVFPNPYYGVNPREINKYQRFVTFSHLPEKATLRIFNLAGQLVRTIEKNSPSQFMTWDLLNESDFPVASGLYIVYVDMPELGKTKVIKLAVIQEQQILDHY, encoded by the coding sequence ATGAAATTAATTAGATCAAGCTTTTATCTTGCTTTTGCTTTGATCCTTCTCTGTAGCTTTTCTCTGAAAGCTGAAGGTGTCGAAGGAAAAGAGAAAGGTAAAGTTTATAAAACAGCTGGAACTCCCGGTGTTACCAAATTCAATATAAATAACATCTCTACTTTCTTTGGTAATGATGGTATTTCTGATTTGAGTACTACTGGTGACTCTGGTTTCCAATTCCCAATCGGAAGCGGAAAGACCGTATTCTATGAATCAGGTTTCGTTTATGGTGGTGATTTTCCTCTTGATGATGGTACAAAAGAATTCCGTATCTCAGGTTCCACCTATAACCGCGGCCAGCAGCCCGGTAGAATTCTTCCCGACGGAACAAGAGAGGATTCTAACCTTCCACATGTAAGAATATATAGAGTACGTCCGGATTATAAAGATCCGCAGGCAGATTATAGCAAAGAAATCCTTGATGAAGGAAAAACCCAGGCAGCTATTTATGCTCAGTACGATAAAGACTGGCAGGAATGGCCGGCTCAGTATGGCGCTCCATATAAAGATGTAAATGGAAACGGAACATATGAACCCGCTGTTGATATACCCGGCGTTCCGGGCGCAGACCAGACTATCTGGTTTGTTGCCAACGACGTTGATGATACGCAGGCTCAAAAATTATACGGATCCAAAGGATTCGGTATTGAAATGCAGGCTACCATCTTTGGTTATAATCAGCAGAATGCTCTTGGTGATGCATTATTCAGAAAATACATGATCATCAATAAAACAAACAAAACATTTACAGATTTCTACGTTTGTATGTGGTCCGATCCTGATCTCGGCGGAGATGCAGGCGACGACTTTGCAGGCGTTGATACTGTATTAAGCCTTGGTTACATTTATAACGGTGACGATTCCGATCCATCCTACGGTTCGAATATTCCTTCTTCAGGATTCGACTTTTTGCAGGGACCAATCGTTCCCGGTAATCCAGGCGACCATGCAATTTTCAAGAATAAAATTAAAACCGGTTATGTCAATTTAGGCGCATCTGCTTTCTTCCTCTTTACTCAAAGCGTTGCAAACTGGAGTGACCCGACCTTAGGAAACTATGCAAACGGAGCTCTCCGTTTCCGTAACCTGTTCGAAGGTAAAAACGCTACGTTAGGTACTCCTTTTATCGATCCTCTTACCGGAAAAACCTCCAAGTATTTTGCGCCCGGCGATCCGGTTGCAGGTACAGGATGGATCGATGGTATCTTATTCCCGAAACAGGATAGACGTATCGGTCTGGTAGCTGGTCCATTTACAATGGCCGCCGGCGATACTCAGGAAGTCGTAGTTGGTCAGCTCGCTGCAGGCGGTGTTGCTCCTGTAACACGTCTCGGCGCTGTTGCTCTCTTGAAATATCAGGATTTGCAGGTTCAGCAGGCATACAATAACTTCTTCCAGGTTCCTAATCCTCCTGCTGCTCCTATAGTTCCTCTCGATGAAGTTACCAAGATCGGTAAAGCATCCGAGTTCGATCAGCAGCTCGTTATCTCCTGGGGTGAAGATCAGGCACGCGTTGCCCAGATTGAAAGCCACGACCAGTTAGGTTACAAATTCGAAGGTTATGTAGTTTATCAGCTTCCGCGTCTGAATGCTCAGCTCAACGAAGCTAAAGTTGTTGCAACATACGATCTTAATAACCTTATCGGAAACGTAGAAAGCTTAACATTCGATGCTAATACAAATAACGTAACAAGATCTGTTACCAAGTTCGGAAGGAACGAAGGTATTCAGAGATCTATTACAATTACAAAGGACATGATTCGCGATGGTATTCCATTGGCTAACGGTACTGAATACTACTTTGTAGTTTCTGCCTACTCCGTAAATCCTGATCCTAATGCTGTTCCGAACGTTCTCGAAACCTTATCGGCAAGAATTGTTGCTACTCCGCATCAGCCGAATCCGGGAACCATTTATGAAGGCACAACCGGCCAGGTTATTACTGCTACCCATACTACCGGAACAAGCGACGGTTCTGTTAAAGCCACAGTATACGACCCTGCAAAACTTACCGGCGATACATACCAGGTAAGTTTCGCTAAGGTTAATAACCAGATGGTTTGGAACCTCAAGAATACAACAAAGAATACAACTCCTGTTACTAATGTTACAGATCAGAGCGCAAGCCCGACATCTCCGTTTGTTGACGGTGTTCAGGTAAAAGTATCCGGCGCTCCGAATGACTTCAAGAACTTTGAAGTTCTTGCAAATGCTAACGGTCCTCTTAATCCTCCTGCAAGTGTTTCTGTTAACTGGACTGAATCATTGGGCGGACGCTGGCCAAACGCTGGTGCCGGTCAGCAGAAGAGCGGCGCTGTTTGGGTCCTCGGATCTAACGGCGGCACTGATTATGCTTACTCATACTGGGTTGGCAGAGTAACTCAATACACCGGCGGTTTCGGTTCTACTCCTAGCGGTGTTGCTGCTTTAGTTCCTGATGACTTTGAATTCAGATTTACCGCGACCGGTAGCGAGGCCTTCCTGAACTGGACAACTGGCGGATTTATGCAGGTTCCGTTTGAAATCTGGAATACAAGAGGCACTGCATCAACAGCAGATGACTTTATGTGTATGGCATGGGTTCTTGATGACGGCGACGGTATTTTCCAGGTTCAGGCTGTTGATAACGTTCAGTCGGGCGGTACAAACGATCCTCAGACAGACGCTATTTATTTCCTTATTCCTCTTGATAAGACACCTGGCAAAGTAGGATATAATAATCTCCTTGCTAAACATAAAGCCAACCCGGCTGGTGCATCAGCGGATGTTCTCTGGGCTTACTATGATGACGTTTGGGGTTCCTATCCTGGTATGATGAGATTGGTATTCGTCGGTTTCAACTTGATCGATGCATCCCAGGTTGCTACTCTTCCTGCTGAAAAGAAAGCACCGGAACAGGGTACAATCATCAAGATCTCTACAACAAAGCCGAATCAGTTAAACGACGTATTTACGTTCACAACTCCTAAGGTTGTTAAAGGTAACGTTGAAGCTGCCAAGGAAGAAGTTGAAAAGATCAACGTATTCCCGAACCCATACTATGGTGTTAACCCTCGCGAAATAAATAAATATCAGCGATTCGTTACATTCAGCCACTTACCGGAAAAAGCTACTCTCCGTATCTTCAACTTAGCCGGTCAGTTGGTTCGTACGATCGAGAAAAATTCTCCAAGCCAGTTCATGACATGGGATCTGTTAAACGAAAGCGATTTCCCGGTTGCAAGTGGTTTATACATTGTCTATGTGGATATGCCTGAGTTAGGCAAAACGAAGGTAATAAAACTGGCTGTCATTCAAGAACAACAGATTCTTGATCACTATTAA
- a CDS encoding TonB-dependent receptor, producing the protein MHRRIFYFLLLLALCPVLLTAGTKGRIKGKVVDLQTGEALIGANVIVMGTTTGAATDAGGEFLLQNLEAGVYTVRASYLGYQTVTISNVRVNADLTAYIDFELPSEDIQVGTVEIVAQRPLIQKDNTNAVRITTGEDMEKLPIRGFNNIFSLTPGVTTTNGEFHIRGGREDEVGYYIEGVSVRNPRGGGRAVSISQDALEEIQVQSGGYTAEFGGANSGIVRSTLRSGGSQFKASYEYITDNVAFQSREGAFEGKKRLGTYYWGYHEQSLSLSGPLFTQAVKYFLNVNSTFQLSPTHMDQPEINVGLIWNEKTPAAQRDTVNFVYPNGAQRKAARQYYTFTGTLNFDFKPVIFRLSGSYNLNENDANATGPFQVNNDRPGEYTSNDGSFNLRMTHILSPKMFYELSAGMVLSSYMQQDKAMKDNYWAYGDSIANAAAGYVWTRTPQDIARRVYGRFVAPRSLNVYDWNFPRTGAPNYGYQKSSTSSLSFNGALNWLPNKYHSIKIGGEYITWTYRNFIPAYSAQMLYNNLQNPQGKTEEQIKIDILRNNGSTIYGYDYFGNELDEGDIFHAPHKPVFAAAYIQDKIEFEDIILNVGLRYDYFDIDNLQMIDPTRPDLSIIKATNTLVESGWEKVPAFSAVSPRIGISFPVTDKTVFHAQYGKFVQQPDLNQSYVGYDYYAYQLTTGYFFSNWRGLGLRPTRTTNYELGFSQQIADFLSFDITAYYKDVKDLVQMVSQSVDIVSGYQNYFVQDNVDFATTKGIEVSLTMRRYNRLAVNGSFSFQDARGTGSYPNSNRGIVGAPVIAGQPFNPKNISPLEFDRPFTGNLNIDYRFGDNDGPAILSNFGVNLLLSYASGRPFTRGIGNPASVGISQQGSGDARFRTPAEPLGSSSMPASFNVDLRVDKSFTIYDRLKANIYITVLNLLNAKNVNNVYLTTGTATDDGYLSNPTTYQEQLRAQGQQYIDLYQLLNIQRNGLWSGMRQVRLGVRLEY; encoded by the coding sequence ATGCATCGAAGGATTTTTTACTTTTTGCTTCTTCTAGCTCTTTGTCCTGTCTTACTTACTGCTGGTACAAAGGGTAGAATTAAGGGAAAAGTAGTTGACTTGCAAACAGGTGAAGCACTGATTGGCGCAAACGTGATCGTAATGGGTACGACCACCGGTGCGGCTACCGACGCAGGCGGCGAATTTCTCTTACAAAACCTGGAAGCTGGTGTTTACACAGTTAGGGCTTCGTATCTCGGATATCAGACTGTTACAATATCCAACGTGAGAGTTAATGCTGACCTCACAGCGTATATTGATTTCGAACTGCCGAGCGAAGACATTCAGGTAGGCACAGTGGAAATTGTTGCACAAAGGCCTCTTATCCAGAAAGATAACACCAACGCTGTTAGAATTACAACCGGCGAAGACATGGAAAAACTTCCTATCCGCGGTTTTAATAATATCTTCTCTCTAACTCCTGGCGTTACTACCACCAACGGCGAATTCCATATCCGTGGCGGTCGTGAAGATGAAGTTGGTTATTATATTGAAGGTGTTTCTGTTAGAAATCCGAGAGGCGGCGGAAGAGCAGTCTCTATTTCTCAGGACGCACTCGAAGAAATTCAGGTTCAGTCCGGTGGTTATACTGCTGAATTCGGCGGCGCTAACTCCGGTATCGTCCGTTCTACACTCAGAAGCGGCGGCTCTCAGTTCAAAGCTTCTTACGAGTATATCACTGATAACGTTGCTTTCCAGAGCAGAGAAGGTGCTTTCGAAGGTAAAAAACGTTTAGGTACTTATTACTGGGGATACCACGAGCAGTCTCTCTCTTTAAGTGGTCCTCTCTTTACTCAGGCTGTTAAATATTTCTTGAATGTCAACTCTACTTTCCAGTTAAGCCCGACTCATATGGATCAGCCGGAAATTAATGTCGGCCTCATCTGGAACGAAAAAACACCGGCTGCTCAGAGAGATACTGTTAATTTCGTTTACCCGAACGGTGCTCAAAGAAAAGCTGCTAGACAGTATTATACATTTACCGGTACATTAAACTTCGATTTCAAACCGGTTATTTTCAGACTCTCCGGAAGTTATAATCTTAATGAAAATGATGCTAACGCAACAGGTCCTTTTCAAGTTAATAACGACCGTCCCGGCGAGTACACAAGCAACGACGGTTCATTCAATTTAAGAATGACTCATATCTTAAGTCCGAAAATGTTCTACGAATTATCCGCAGGCATGGTACTCTCTTCATACATGCAGCAGGATAAAGCTATGAAAGACAACTACTGGGCTTACGGCGATAGTATTGCCAACGCAGCTGCAGGATATGTCTGGACAAGAACACCTCAGGACATTGCAAGAAGAGTATACGGTCGTTTTGTAGCTCCAAGATCTCTCAACGTTTACGACTGGAATTTCCCCAGAACAGGCGCTCCAAACTATGGTTACCAGAAGAGCAGCACAAGTTCGCTTTCATTTAACGGTGCTTTAAACTGGTTGCCTAATAAATATCATTCTATTAAGATCGGCGGTGAATATATTACATGGACATACAGAAACTTCATCCCGGCTTACAGCGCACAAATGCTTTATAACAATCTGCAGAATCCTCAGGGTAAAACCGAAGAACAGATCAAAATCGATATCTTGAGAAATAATGGCTCAACTATTTACGGTTATGATTACTTTGGCAACGAACTTGACGAAGGAGATATTTTCCACGCTCCTCACAAACCTGTTTTTGCTGCAGCTTATATTCAGGATAAGATTGAATTCGAAGATATTATCTTGAACGTTGGTTTACGTTACGACTATTTTGATATTGATAACCTCCAGATGATTGATCCAACCAGACCTGACTTATCAATTATCAAAGCTACCAATACGCTTGTTGAAAGCGGTTGGGAAAAAGTACCTGCATTCAGTGCAGTCAGCCCGCGTATCGGTATCTCCTTCCCTGTAACCGATAAGACAGTTTTCCATGCTCAGTACGGAAAATTCGTTCAGCAGCCTGACTTGAATCAATCCTATGTTGGATATGATTATTATGCATATCAGTTAACAACCGGATATTTCTTCTCTAACTGGAGAGGATTGGGTCTCAGACCTACAAGAACAACCAATTATGAATTAGGTTTTTCACAGCAGATTGCTGACTTCCTTTCATTCGACATTACAGCATACTACAAAGACGTGAAGGATCTTGTTCAGATGGTTTCTCAGTCAGTTGATATAGTTTCCGGTTATCAGAACTACTTTGTTCAGGATAACGTAGACTTTGCAACCACAAAAGGTATCGAAGTATCCCTTACTATGAGAAGGTATAACAGATTAGCAGTTAACGGCAGCTTCTCATTCCAGGATGCAAGAGGAACCGGTTCGTATCCGAATTCGAATCGTGGTATTGTTGGAGCTCCGGTTATTGCCGGTCAGCCATTTAATCCTAAAAACATTTCTCCGCTTGAATTCGACAGACCATTTACTGGTAACCTGAATATCGATTACCGTTTCGGTGATAACGATGGTCCGGCTATTCTTAGCAACTTTGGTGTTAATCTCCTCTTATCTTACGCATCGGGCCGTCCGTTTACACGCGGTATCGGTAACCCGGCTTCTGTTGGTATTTCTCAGCAGGGCAGCGGTGATGCAAGATTCAGAACACCTGCCGAGCCTCTCGGATCTTCTTCTATGCCGGCTTCATTCAACGTCGATTTAAGAGTGGATAAATCATTTACAATTTATGATCGATTAAAAGCTAATATTTACATCACTGTATTGAATCTGTTAAATGCGAAGAATGTAAACAACGTATACCTTACAACCGGTACAGCTACTGATGACGGTTATTTAAGTAATCCAACTACCTACCAGGAGCAGTTAAGAGCTCAGGGTCAGCAGTATATCGATTTGTATCAATTGCTGAATATTCAGAGGAACGGATTATGGAGTGGTATGCGTCAGGTTAGATTAGGTGTAAGATTAGAATATTAA